The following proteins come from a genomic window of Leptospira bandrabouensis:
- a CDS encoding 6-pyruvoyl trahydropterin synthase family protein, translated as MFTQENGKFYVRIEGRFESAHFLYQYFADGSDEPIHGHSWKVEVFLEGNTNIRPDGISYDFLTARTKLMELVHSIDHILINDHPDFKGINPTSENVARWFYSGLKEDVKSSEGRIRRIVIHEGPENLAYFEP; from the coding sequence ATGTTTACCCAAGAAAACGGGAAATTTTATGTCCGGATCGAGGGGCGGTTTGAGTCGGCCCATTTTCTCTACCAGTATTTTGCCGATGGCTCCGATGAGCCCATCCACGGCCATTCCTGGAAGGTAGAGGTATTTTTAGAGGGAAATACGAACATTCGTCCAGATGGAATCTCTTACGATTTTTTAACAGCACGCACCAAACTAATGGAACTGGTTCACTCCATCGACCACATTCTCATCAACGACCACCCAGATTTTAAAGGAATCAACCCTACCTCGGAAAATGTAGCACGTTGGTTTTATTCCGGATTGAAAGAGGATGTAAAATCCTCAGAAGGAAGAATCAGACGGATCGTCATACACGAAGGTCCAGAAAATCTAGCTTACTTTGAGCCTTAA
- a CDS encoding PAS domain S-box protein, translating to MPLTELKQSLGHILLVEDEAILAISQSEFLKNKGYSVQYVSNSTDAYDYITAGEKFDLILMDINLSDGLDGIQLAEKILSYREIPILFVSGYSDNKILDRVCKIKHYGYVPKVSSPEIVECMIRSALQLYRAEQTLAFREKELRITFEAMGDGVIVLSQEGFIREINHKALDMLGYNKADLMEKDLNSFLYLVHADARTRVSYPFLTSEVELLQTERRNDLIIISRSGRETHVTETVSPILDADKKLNGIVIVFRETPNKPVMVPPKDGESLYAKVFQLSPIAMAISTVKDGTYLDLNSAMETIFQFDKAKVVGKKTNEFKAWSNPEQNEKLNRIYKEKGRMSGERMSVEHTDGNKYEVLVFSQAFEIAGERFILWINLDVTKILDIENRLAKSLEEKDVLLKELQHRVKNTLAIISGLLNLESFKVENEVAKQSFLNAQSRIMSMSKVYENLYQSEDLESVDLRKYIEDLVFSLHDIFVLNPTKIRFDVKLDNIRLDLKRTLPLGLILNELLTNALKYAYPNEKAGEIRIHLSCSNENIILSVGDDGEGLPDSVNIEKGNHFGYELIRSLTSQLKGVFSSVSKKGEGLNIMISFPHNNKD from the coding sequence ATGCCGCTAACGGAACTCAAACAAAGTTTAGGTCATATTCTTTTGGTAGAAGATGAAGCTATACTTGCGATCTCCCAATCGGAATTTTTGAAAAATAAAGGGTATTCTGTTCAGTATGTTTCCAATTCCACTGATGCTTACGATTACATTACTGCAGGTGAAAAATTCGATTTAATCTTAATGGATATTAATTTATCTGATGGTTTGGATGGAATCCAATTAGCAGAAAAGATTCTATCTTACCGTGAAATCCCTATCCTTTTTGTCAGTGGTTATTCTGATAATAAAATATTAGATAGAGTATGTAAAATAAAACACTACGGTTATGTTCCGAAAGTATCAAGTCCAGAAATAGTTGAATGTATGATTCGGTCTGCATTACAACTCTATAGAGCAGAACAAACATTAGCTTTCAGAGAAAAAGAACTTCGTATCACTTTTGAAGCAATGGGTGATGGAGTCATTGTTCTTTCACAAGAAGGATTCATTCGAGAGATCAACCATAAAGCTTTGGATATGTTGGGTTATAACAAAGCCGATTTAATGGAAAAGGATCTTAACTCATTTTTATATTTAGTGCATGCTGATGCAAGGACAAGGGTCTCTTATCCATTTTTAACTTCCGAGGTTGAACTCCTTCAGACAGAACGTCGAAATGATTTGATTATCATTTCTCGCTCTGGTCGCGAAACGCATGTTACAGAAACTGTGTCACCTATTTTGGATGCTGATAAAAAATTAAACGGTATCGTAATTGTTTTTAGAGAAACACCAAACAAGCCTGTTATGGTACCTCCAAAAGATGGGGAAAGTCTTTATGCAAAGGTTTTCCAACTAAGCCCGATTGCAATGGCTATCTCAACAGTAAAAGATGGTACTTATTTGGATTTAAATTCCGCAATGGAAACTATCTTTCAATTTGATAAGGCAAAAGTAGTAGGTAAAAAAACTAACGAATTCAAAGCATGGAGCAATCCAGAACAAAACGAAAAACTAAACAGAATCTATAAAGAAAAAGGCAGAATGTCAGGAGAAAGGATGTCTGTGGAACACACTGACGGAAACAAGTATGAAGTCCTTGTGTTTAGTCAGGCCTTTGAAATCGCTGGTGAACGTTTCATTTTGTGGATTAACTTAGATGTAACTAAGATCCTCGATATAGAAAACAGATTAGCGAAGTCTTTAGAAGAAAAAGATGTACTCTTAAAAGAACTACAACATAGAGTTAAAAACACCCTTGCGATCATTTCAGGGCTTTTGAATTTAGAATCCTTTAAGGTTGAGAATGAAGTCGCCAAACAGTCGTTTTTAAATGCTCAATCTCGTATCATGTCAATGTCAAAGGTTTATGAAAACCTTTACCAATCTGAAGACTTGGAGTCTGTTGATTTAAGAAAATATATCGAAGACTTGGTATTTAGCCTACATGATATTTTTGTACTGAATCCCACAAAAATACGATTCGATGTAAAGTTGGACAACATTCGATTGGACCTAAAACGAACCTTACCACTTGGATTGATTTTAAACGAACTATTAACCAACGCATTGAAATATGCTTATCCGAATGAAAAAGCTGGTGAAATTCGAATTCATTTATCTTGTTCGAATGAAAACATTATATTATCTGTTGGGGATGATGGTGAAGGATTACCTGATTCTGTGAATATAGAAAAAGGAAACCATTTCGGTTACGAGTTGATTCGTAGTTTGACCTCCCAACTCAAAGGAGTATTTTCATCCGTTTCCAAAAAAGGAGAAGGACTAAATATAATGATTTCTTTTCCTCATAACAACAAGGACTAA
- a CDS encoding MbnP family copper-binding protein, with protein MNLFKTFIISILVTGFISCNPNSKSDDTDTLTLLALAWPQPVSLEFEALANGQKITSGSNTLADARTVRFSDFRLFISEIKLIRADGSTSEVSFATDNVWQSNGVALVDLETSKTTETNTKVLGTVAPGTYTGIQFTVGVPEALNHLDKNVQPAPLNVSSMYWAWTSGYKHANIEFSYKNDGTEYTLLHLGSTNCSGAPNYGNCTKKFRTSVQLTGQINPGNQKISLDVDKLLTGHTYGNMGMCMPGDAAATCQPLIRAFGLNDTNGAADGTYTQRIFSLK; from the coding sequence ATGAATTTATTTAAAACATTTATTATTTCCATATTGGTAACAGGATTTATATCCTGTAATCCAAATTCCAAATCCGATGACACGGATACTTTGACACTTTTAGCATTGGCATGGCCTCAACCTGTGAGTTTAGAATTTGAAGCTTTAGCAAATGGGCAAAAGATTACTTCTGGTTCCAATACACTTGCAGATGCTCGTACGGTTCGATTTAGTGATTTCCGATTGTTTATATCGGAAATTAAGCTTATACGTGCAGATGGATCAACTTCAGAAGTATCTTTTGCGACGGACAATGTTTGGCAATCCAACGGAGTGGCTCTTGTGGATTTAGAAACTTCTAAAACAACGGAAACCAATACGAAGGTATTGGGTACTGTTGCTCCTGGAACCTATACAGGAATCCAATTTACTGTCGGAGTTCCTGAAGCATTAAACCATTTAGATAAAAATGTACAACCAGCACCACTTAATGTTAGTTCTATGTATTGGGCTTGGACCAGTGGATACAAACATGCAAATATTGAGTTTAGTTATAAAAACGACGGAACTGAGTATACTTTATTGCATCTTGGATCAACTAATTGTAGTGGTGCACCAAACTATGGAAATTGTACAAAAAAATTCCGTACTTCAGTGCAGCTTACTGGTCAGATTAATCCAGGAAATCAGAAAATTTCTTTGGATGTAGATAAACTGTTAACTGGTCATACCTATGGGAATATGGGTATGTGTATGCCTGGTGATGCTGCTGCAACATGTCAACCTCTAATCAGAGCATTTGGATTGAATGATACTAATGGTGCTGCAGATGGAACCTATACACAAAGGATCTTTAGTTTAAAGTAA
- a CDS encoding fumarylacetoacetate hydrolase family protein, with protein sequence MAKNFVRFQYKNQVDWGLIVNEEVLPLHIGDITTKNLLVGLQKKRIKTPTNIQSQKRISKNKITILSPITAPCQIICQGANYTKHSLEAGLNPKSKTYNLFFTKSDVSITTAIGDVIRPKYVELLDYEIELGIVFGKEINSTLHLDSYKPEEYIAALFIANDISARDIQLPQLQWYKGKSYRTFFPAGPILSVLEPNDFEKIPLLELNLTVNGQLRQSAKATQMVYPPKETIAELSEFAKIQVGDILLTGTPSGCALKAPGKLKQIFASFLPEHKKWKVFIEGQKKRNEYLQPGDEIKANIRTSDGKLDLGEQILQVKQGS encoded by the coding sequence ATGGCAAAAAATTTTGTACGTTTTCAATATAAAAACCAAGTTGATTGGGGATTGATCGTTAATGAAGAAGTTTTACCTTTACATATTGGTGATATAACTACCAAGAATTTGTTAGTTGGTCTTCAAAAAAAAAGAATCAAAACTCCTACAAATATTCAATCGCAAAAAAGGATTTCTAAAAACAAAATTACTATTTTGTCACCAATCACCGCACCTTGCCAAATCATTTGCCAAGGTGCCAATTACACAAAACATTCGTTAGAAGCTGGTCTCAATCCGAAATCAAAAACATATAACTTATTTTTTACTAAATCTGACGTATCGATCACAACTGCAATCGGAGATGTGATCCGACCTAAATATGTAGAACTTTTGGATTATGAAATTGAATTAGGAATTGTATTTGGAAAAGAAATCAATTCCACTCTCCATTTAGATTCTTACAAACCAGAAGAATATATTGCGGCTCTATTTATTGCTAATGATATTTCAGCAAGAGACATCCAACTTCCCCAATTACAATGGTATAAAGGTAAATCTTACCGAACCTTTTTTCCGGCGGGCCCCATTCTTTCTGTTTTAGAGCCAAATGATTTTGAAAAGATTCCTTTGTTAGAATTGAACCTCACTGTCAATGGCCAGTTACGACAGTCAGCAAAAGCCACCCAAATGGTGTATCCGCCGAAAGAAACTATCGCCGAACTTTCCGAATTCGCAAAGATCCAAGTGGGTGATATTCTGTTAACTGGAACACCATCCGGTTGTGCGCTGAAAGCTCCAGGAAAACTAAAACAAATATTCGCAAGTTTTCTTCCTGAACACAAAAAATGGAAAGTTTTTATCGAGGGACAAAAAAAACGAAACGAATATTTACAGCCTGGAGATGAAATCAAAGCAAACATTCGTACATCTGACGGAAAGTTAGATTTGGGAGAACAAATCCTTCAAGTGAAACAAGGATCATAG
- a CDS encoding VOC family protein has protein sequence MYPRINLITLGVSDLQRSINFYEKGLGWKRSEESNENIAFFQLGAVVFALFGEKALAEDIGIPFQKRQEFSGITLAQNQTSEAEVDAVINKVRSLGATILKEPQKVFWGGYSGYFKDFEGHIFEVAYNPFFPLNEKGEIILNK, from the coding sequence ATGTATCCTCGAATCAATTTAATCACACTTGGCGTTTCTGATTTACAACGTTCCATAAATTTTTATGAAAAGGGACTTGGTTGGAAACGATCGGAAGAAAGTAATGAAAATATTGCTTTTTTCCAATTAGGAGCCGTCGTTTTTGCTTTGTTTGGTGAAAAAGCATTGGCTGAGGATATTGGAATTCCTTTTCAGAAACGACAAGAGTTTTCAGGAATCACTTTGGCTCAAAACCAAACAAGTGAAGCAGAAGTTGATGCCGTAATCAACAAAGTGCGCTCGTTAGGTGCAACCATTCTCAAAGAACCTCAAAAAGTTTTTTGGGGAGGATATAGCGGATATTTTAAAGACTTTGAAGGTCATATTTTTGAAGTAGCTTACAATCCTTTTTTCCCTTTGAATGAAAAAGGTGAAATTATACTAAATAAATAG
- a CDS encoding TetR family transcriptional regulator, translating to MKLNKRYAQKLRTHSNLLEGALRLMGEEKGLGDLSLREVAGEAGIVPAAFYRHFKNMEELGLSLVDDCGGKIQAIVGDARNKGAYKSALRLTIGFFFDYVSNNRSLFRFIARERTGGNQKIREKIRESMKSIATELAKDMRMPKTIPVDDIQFASELIVSICFQMASDFLDLSPEAHTEMRKLKLQTIKQVRLVFIGTIRGRKRR from the coding sequence ATGAAATTGAACAAACGATATGCCCAGAAGCTCCGCACCCACAGTAACCTGCTAGAAGGTGCTTTGCGGCTGATGGGAGAAGAAAAAGGATTGGGAGACCTAAGCCTCCGGGAAGTGGCTGGAGAAGCGGGGATTGTACCGGCTGCCTTCTACCGTCATTTTAAAAATATGGAGGAACTGGGTTTGTCCCTTGTGGATGACTGCGGGGGGAAAATCCAAGCCATCGTAGGGGATGCCAGAAACAAAGGAGCTTACAAATCGGCCTTAAGGCTAACCATTGGGTTTTTCTTTGACTACGTTTCCAATAACCGCTCTCTTTTTCGTTTTATCGCCCGGGAAAGAACGGGAGGAAACCAAAAGATTCGAGAGAAAATCAGGGAATCCATGAAATCCATAGCCACAGAATTAGCAAAGGATATGCGAATGCCAAAAACCATTCCTGTGGACGATATCCAATTTGCTTCCGAATTGATCGTGAGTATTTGTTTTCAAATGGCTTCCGATTTTTTGGATCTTTCCCCGGAGGCACATACGGAAATGAGAAAACTAAAACTCCAAACGATCAAACAAGTGCGATTAGTTTTTATTGGTACAATTCGAGGTAGAAAACGAAGATAA
- a CDS encoding LIC11086 family outer membrane transporter, translating to MKHSFLILFFLFIFAESIYSHHTGSSDSPNATARFVDPFTGKREKPTNYLVVTQDYYQSTRENSHLFTTTAFAEMNFYDGRFALNASVPWNYYQQRGREDAARIGKTYLGFKYQPFFDLDKPYFFVIEGSVGFPSGPDTDRFTGGNYYTGTGFIKLGYLYEKWSFVTKIGGLAPLSRPQPNNLQDNDGIPYYFRKLSASPPEPEYEFKKTTLISGYVTYYLMPEISLFTGLLYRNPYNGVDYSKVKDKLNPSYFTEASAGFSWNFSEKYNMSLAYRYPLQRDREYRLYQSAWTFAFSMEWGSD from the coding sequence ATGAAACATAGTTTTTTAATTTTATTTTTTCTATTCATTTTCGCAGAATCAATATATTCGCATCACACTGGTTCGTCGGATAGTCCCAATGCCACAGCAAGATTTGTGGATCCATTTACGGGAAAGAGGGAAAAACCAACTAACTATTTGGTGGTGACACAAGATTATTATCAATCGACTCGTGAAAATAGTCATCTCTTTACGACAACAGCCTTTGCTGAAATGAATTTTTATGACGGGAGATTTGCACTCAATGCTTCTGTCCCTTGGAACTATTACCAACAAAGAGGAAGAGAAGATGCGGCAAGGATTGGCAAAACCTATCTTGGTTTTAAATACCAACCATTCTTTGATTTGGATAAACCTTACTTTTTTGTGATTGAAGGTTCCGTAGGTTTTCCAAGTGGACCGGATACAGACCGGTTTACAGGAGGAAATTATTATACAGGTACTGGGTTTATTAAACTTGGGTATTTGTATGAAAAGTGGTCCTTTGTGACTAAGATTGGTGGACTGGCTCCACTCTCACGTCCCCAACCAAACAACTTACAAGACAATGATGGTATCCCTTATTATTTTAGAAAACTTTCAGCATCACCTCCAGAGCCGGAGTATGAGTTCAAAAAAACAACTCTCATTTCTGGTTATGTGACTTATTATTTGATGCCAGAAATTTCACTCTTTACGGGGCTTTTGTATCGCAATCCTTACAACGGTGTTGATTATTCAAAAGTAAAAGATAAATTGAATCCATCCTACTTTACCGAAGCAAGTGCTGGATTTTCTTGGAATTTTTCTGAGAAATACAATATGAGTTTGGCTTATCGATACCCATTACAGAGAGATCGTGAGTATCGACTCTACCAATCTGCCTGGACATTTGCCTTCTCGATGGAGTGGGGAAGCGATTGA
- the ccrA gene encoding crotonyl-CoA carboxylase/reductase translates to MSNVEIVPVGELPPIGVVPKKMHAQVIRPERYGEPKTSFQSEVIDVPEIGPNEVLVATMAAGVNYNNVWAALGYPVDVIAARNKKGEPEKFHIGGSDASGIVYKVGSEVKNVKVGDEVVVHCAMWDPKDPWVLSGKDPMYAPSQIIWGYESNWGSFAQFCKVQDHQCLPRPQHLTWEASAAYMLVAATAYRMLHHWKPNDVKPGDVVLIWGGAGGLGAMAIQIVKAAGGIPIAVVSSDDKIDFCKNLGAAGVINRNKFKHWGGLTSDINKPEAFVEWTKQAREFGKAIWDIAGKGKNPQIVFEHPGETTLPTSVFVCETGGMVVICAGTTGFNATADLRYLWMRQKRLQGSHFANDDNCRDLNQLVIDKKVDPVLAQTFTFDQTGECHQLMRENKHPAGNMSILVGAKTTGLGKK, encoded by the coding sequence ATGAGCAACGTAGAAATCGTACCAGTAGGGGAACTACCTCCTATTGGAGTTGTGCCCAAAAAAATGCACGCGCAGGTCATTCGCCCGGAACGTTACGGCGAGCCGAAAACTTCTTTCCAATCAGAAGTCATTGATGTTCCGGAGATCGGTCCGAACGAAGTTCTCGTTGCGACCATGGCAGCCGGAGTGAACTATAACAACGTTTGGGCGGCACTTGGCTATCCTGTTGATGTAATTGCAGCTCGTAACAAAAAAGGCGAACCCGAAAAATTCCACATCGGCGGATCGGATGCTTCCGGTATTGTCTATAAAGTTGGATCTGAAGTTAAGAATGTAAAAGTGGGTGACGAAGTTGTTGTTCACTGCGCGATGTGGGATCCAAAAGATCCGTGGGTTCTTTCTGGTAAAGATCCAATGTATGCGCCTTCCCAAATCATTTGGGGATATGAATCCAACTGGGGTTCATTTGCACAGTTCTGCAAAGTACAAGATCACCAATGCCTTCCTCGACCACAACACCTAACATGGGAAGCATCCGCTGCTTATATGTTAGTTGCTGCAACCGCATACAGAATGTTACACCATTGGAAACCAAATGATGTAAAACCTGGGGATGTGGTTCTGATTTGGGGTGGTGCCGGTGGACTTGGTGCTATGGCAATCCAAATTGTAAAAGCAGCTGGTGGTATTCCCATCGCAGTTGTTTCATCCGATGATAAAATTGATTTTTGTAAAAATTTAGGTGCTGCTGGTGTGATCAACCGTAACAAGTTCAAACATTGGGGTGGACTTACTTCTGATATCAACAAACCAGAAGCATTTGTGGAATGGACTAAACAAGCTCGTGAATTTGGAAAAGCGATTTGGGACATTGCTGGTAAAGGTAAAAATCCACAAATCGTATTTGAACATCCGGGTGAAACTACCCTTCCTACTTCTGTATTTGTTTGTGAAACAGGTGGTATGGTTGTGATTTGCGCGGGAACCACTGGTTTTAATGCAACAGCTGACTTACGTTATCTGTGGATGAGACAAAAACGTCTGCAAGGTTCTCACTTCGCAAACGACGACAACTGTCGTGACCTCAACCAATTGGTGATTGATAAAAAAGTGGATCCAGTTTTAGCACAAACTTTTACTTTCGATCAAACAGGTGAATGCCACCAATTGATGAGAGAAAACAAACACCCAGCAGGAAACATGTCAATCCTCGTTGGTGCAAAAACTACAGGACTTGGAAAGAAGTAA
- a CDS encoding zinc-dependent alcohol dehydrogenase family protein — protein MKQAQIQSFGLDHLKIVEVSEPAKPNPTEVLVRMRAASLNYRDSLVVEGKYNPKFPLPLVPCSDGAGEVVAIGSEVNEWKVGDRVLLTFAPKWISKEATHSEMRHTIGGPLPGTLREFALVPETGLVRIPSHLSYEEAATLPCAALTAWSGLFQFSQLKPGEFVVVQGTGGVSIFALQFAKLVGAKVILTSSSSEKLERGKELGADYLINYKETLEWGKEVRRITEKVGADHIIEVGGAGTLEQSIAACRPFGVIHLIGILAGKSGELNLLPAVMNNLKIQGLVVGGRKAFIEMNQAIESSGLRPIIDKVFSLEESADAIRYLRSGSHFGKIVIRI, from the coding sequence ATGAAACAAGCTCAAATCCAAAGTTTTGGTCTGGATCATTTAAAAATTGTAGAGGTTTCGGAACCGGCAAAACCAAACCCAACTGAAGTTCTGGTTCGAATGCGGGCAGCTTCGTTAAACTACAGAGATTCTTTAGTAGTGGAAGGCAAATACAATCCTAAATTTCCACTTCCTTTGGTACCTTGTAGTGATGGTGCAGGCGAGGTTGTTGCGATTGGTTCAGAAGTAAACGAATGGAAAGTGGGCGATCGAGTTCTACTCACATTCGCACCTAAGTGGATTTCAAAAGAAGCAACCCATTCAGAAATGCGTCATACTATCGGTGGCCCCCTTCCTGGCACCTTACGCGAGTTTGCTTTAGTTCCGGAAACGGGACTTGTCCGAATTCCTTCTCATTTGTCTTATGAAGAAGCCGCTACTTTACCTTGTGCGGCCCTCACTGCTTGGTCTGGATTATTTCAGTTTAGCCAGTTGAAACCTGGTGAATTTGTCGTTGTACAAGGAACAGGTGGAGTCTCTATTTTTGCATTGCAGTTTGCAAAGTTGGTAGGTGCCAAAGTCATCCTTACTTCCTCCAGTAGTGAAAAACTAGAACGTGGAAAAGAGTTAGGAGCTGATTACTTAATCAATTATAAGGAAACTCTGGAGTGGGGAAAGGAAGTTCGTAGGATCACCGAAAAAGTGGGAGCAGATCATATCATTGAAGTGGGTGGGGCGGGAACCTTAGAACAATCCATTGCCGCCTGTAGACCGTTTGGTGTGATTCATTTGATAGGAATTCTCGCAGGAAAATCAGGTGAACTCAATTTACTTCCCGCAGTGATGAACAATTTAAAAATTCAAGGTTTGGTGGTCGGAGGGAGAAAAGCCTTTATCGAAATGAACCAAGCAATCGAATCTTCGGGTCTGCGCCCAATTATAGACAAAGTATTTTCATTGGAAGAATCTGCAGATGCGATACGATATTTACGATCGGGATCACATTTTGGAAAGATTGTCATTCGTATTTAA
- a CDS encoding MbnH family di-heme enzyme: MKFFHPTVFFLVSFFISCNVLPFQKKEKNNDMLLIALGILANGSDWVWDLPPGFPVPNVPADNPMSKSKVELGRHLFYEKKLSGNGTMACSSCHFQSLAFADGKDFPSGITNQAHPRNAQHLSNVAYMPRLTWSNPKMTSLELQARAPMFGESPVELGLQNNNFLSALASNPIYQPMFERAFGGSGITEQNVRYALASFQRSMISGNSKYDQYTFRNNKSALNASEIRGLNLFNGEVAECFHCHGGFNFTDTSFHGGAKEEFFYHSNGIHTDAYYAGLASNKRGLFDLTGVASDTGKFRAPSLRNIGVTYPYMHDGSFMCDNANNPNITAGKTKVDCARDALTKVVDHYRSGGQAHSGKDGALIRAFPISDSQRDDMVNFLLALTDDEFLSNPKFASPF; the protein is encoded by the coding sequence ATGAAATTTTTTCATCCCACCGTTTTCTTTTTGGTAAGTTTTTTCATTAGCTGTAATGTCCTGCCATTTCAGAAAAAAGAAAAAAACAATGATATGTTGTTGATAGCTCTTGGAATTTTGGCTAATGGTTCTGACTGGGTTTGGGATTTACCTCCCGGTTTTCCAGTACCAAATGTTCCTGCGGACAATCCTATGTCCAAATCCAAAGTCGAACTAGGTAGACATTTATTTTATGAAAAGAAATTGTCAGGAAATGGAACTATGGCTTGTAGCAGTTGCCATTTTCAATCTTTGGCATTTGCTGATGGAAAGGATTTTCCCAGTGGGATTACAAACCAAGCCCATCCAAGAAACGCCCAACATCTTTCTAACGTCGCGTATATGCCAAGGCTTACTTGGAGTAATCCAAAAATGACAAGTTTGGAATTACAAGCACGTGCTCCTATGTTTGGTGAATCACCTGTGGAGCTTGGACTACAGAATAATAATTTTTTAAGTGCCTTGGCTTCCAATCCCATTTACCAACCTATGTTTGAACGTGCTTTTGGTGGTTCCGGAATTACCGAACAAAATGTACGTTATGCCCTTGCTAGTTTCCAAAGATCGATGATTTCTGGAAATTCCAAGTACGACCAATACACTTTTAGGAATAACAAATCCGCATTAAACGCTTCAGAAATAAGGGGACTCAATTTATTTAATGGGGAAGTGGCAGAATGTTTTCATTGTCATGGAGGGTTTAACTTTACTGACACTTCCTTTCATGGGGGAGCCAAGGAAGAATTCTTTTATCATAGTAATGGAATCCATACGGATGCCTATTATGCTGGATTAGCAAGCAATAAACGCGGGTTATTCGATTTGACTGGTGTGGCATCCGATACAGGAAAGTTTCGAGCCCCATCTTTACGAAATATTGGTGTTACCTATCCTTATATGCATGATGGATCTTTTATGTGTGATAATGCAAACAATCCGAATATCACCGCCGGAAAAACAAAGGTGGATTGTGCCAGGGATGCACTGACGAAAGTTGTAGACCATTATCGTTCGGGGGGGCAAGCCCATAGTGGAAAAGATGGGGCACTCATTCGGGCCTTTCCGATCTCTGATTCACAAAGAGACGATATGGTAAATTTTCTTTTAGCACTGACCGATGATGAGTTTTTATCGAATCCCAAGTTTGCGAGTCCCTTTTGA
- a CDS encoding DUF1858 domain-containing protein, with protein MTETTKPRFFKEMTVGEAIAIHPEAGLVFSSYHLGGCSHCSINEVETIEQVCMGYGVEVDTLIDSLNNLFAEE; from the coding sequence ATGACTGAAACAACAAAACCGCGCTTTTTTAAAGAAATGACTGTGGGCGAAGCGATCGCCATCCATCCAGAAGCAGGGCTTGTTTTCTCCAGCTACCATTTAGGTGGATGTTCACATTGCTCTATTAACGAAGTAGAAACGATTGAACAAGTTTGTATGGGTTATGGTGTCGAAGTAGACACTCTTATTGACTCACTGAACAACCTTTTCGCTGAAGAATAA
- a CDS encoding DUF2721 domain-containing protein, with product MDNLTYSIPGLLFPAISLLMLAYTNRFFGLAKLSRQLLSEYEKSKSEILKKQIHNLRFRISLILYAQSAGIFSLILCTCSMGMIPFYNIVAWILFASSLLFMVVSLILALIEIHLSVIALDLERNSILNTNDNLSKM from the coding sequence ATGGACAACCTAACTTACAGTATACCTGGTTTATTATTTCCTGCAATTTCTTTGCTGATGCTCGCTTACACCAATCGCTTTTTTGGACTGGCAAAACTTTCCAGACAACTTTTATCCGAATATGAGAAATCTAAATCCGAAATTTTAAAAAAACAAATTCATAACTTACGATTTCGTATTTCTTTGATCCTATACGCACAAAGTGCAGGAATCTTTAGTTTGATCTTATGTACTTGTTCAATGGGAATGATCCCATTTTATAATATTGTGGCTTGGATTCTATTTGCCTCTTCACTACTTTTTATGGTAGTATCACTGATTCTAGCATTGATAGAAATCCATTTATCAGTGATCGCCTTAGACTTAGAAAGAAATTCGATTTTAAATACGAATGACAATCTTTCCAAAATGTGA